The Raoultibacter phocaeensis genome contains a region encoding:
- a CDS encoding 4Fe-4S dicluster domain-containing protein, giving the protein MTYGMLIDLKKCVGCHACSVACKEAHGTPPGVRRSHVERETEGVFPDVKRNIVPMLCMQCEIAPCVENCPTGASIKREDGIVIVDKETCIGCKTCIEVCPYNARYYREDDTGYFGEELTEYETVMYVDMPKGTVDKCTFCVERIDGTGEPQACVAACPAGARVFGDLEDIRAEAEAANGFQLEAEVSTNPSVWYLPHEVNA; this is encoded by the coding sequence ATGACATACGGAATGCTCATTGATCTGAAGAAATGCGTCGGCTGTCATGCGTGCTCGGTCGCCTGCAAAGAGGCCCACGGCACGCCTCCAGGGGTGCGTCGCTCTCATGTGGAGCGAGAAACGGAGGGCGTCTTTCCCGACGTGAAGAGGAACATCGTGCCGATGCTGTGCATGCAGTGCGAGATTGCACCATGCGTGGAAAACTGCCCCACGGGCGCGAGCATCAAGCGCGAAGACGGCATCGTCATCGTGGACAAGGAAACGTGCATCGGGTGTAAAACCTGCATCGAGGTCTGTCCCTACAATGCGCGCTACTATCGCGAAGACGACACCGGGTACTTCGGGGAAGAGCTCACCGAGTACGAGACCGTCATGTACGTTGACATGCCGAAGGGTACCGTCGACAAGTGCACCTTCTGCGTCGAGCGGATCGACGGTACGGGCGAGCCCCAGGCATGCGTGGCCGCCTGCCCGGCAGGTGCGCGCGTGTTCGGCGACCTCGAGGATATCAGGGCCGAGGCTGAGGCTGCAAACGGCTTCCAGCTTGAGGCGGAGGTAAGCACCAATCCGTCGGTGTGGTATCTGCCCCACGAGGTGAACGCATAG
- a CDS encoding molybdopterin-dependent oxidoreductase, which translates to MKENRAGISRRSFTLGAGAAVGAGIAATAFGCAPSKESDEGSESTGADAKVTTAVSHDDGEWIPTTCNMCFNNCSVLAHVVDGVVVELTGNPESPIGGGHICAKGAAGIMQLYDPDRITKPLKRTNPNKGFDEDPGWVEISWDEAYDTIVSTMQTAAATEGKCVGGASMVAGLNGSVWRGLALGCVCGASEGVLSDICGAGIHVVEALYTSNGNAMPDYDNANYVIQFGTQAGTATRHGFTMTCDRFAQRRRDGLKLVSFDPHMSAGAEQADVWMALRPGSDAAAALAIANVLVENDLIDREFLIARTNACALVDPDTGRVLRSPGESGKSLYWDQKASAPKAYDEAEEPALEGAFDVDGKQYKTAFEVYKEHIASMTPEWAADITTLDADALRQVAIEFGEAACIGQTTKVDGVELPYRPAAVDIFSGVSRHKHAILSTWSCLMLNVLIGGCNSVGGFIGFGPACNGWTDDNPQAGFRATIFEPDGFINNTSLMIGQPHSFYETIYNGDYTPSGMGMAALQPLSEDGHFVHIAQSDPERYRTQPITHLFWYACNPIKWWANADEQAEVYKKMDFIAGCDLFLNDMSLFSDIMLPEATYLERWDVLPQWFMNHRMPGGMTKPWTLAMWQPVVEPKDGVPGFMDIYGELCYRAGEQSNAAFIGALAGMYRVKEQYMPDLTQKLDKEAFIDAVYKSNIDEAHGLEWFKQNNGVYTHDRTVDEVYIWANDAPGRIPFYWDFMLEMKDKVEAKVAELDIPWETDDYIPLPEWRPGSDFYPVEDASFDMFPIYYTNAANTDSWTVQNPWLNEVNEDDGMTYCIEMNPATARAKGIESGDEIVLTSTAGYSVEGKVVLNEGIHPECLSSVVGTWDCKSKAMSIAFGKGVNLVSLLPGTKAERMDHIVSAFDQLIRVKVEKK; encoded by the coding sequence ATGAAGGAGAACAGGGCGGGCATCTCTCGACGCAGTTTCACGCTAGGCGCGGGCGCAGCTGTCGGCGCAGGTATTGCTGCGACGGCGTTCGGATGCGCACCGTCGAAAGAATCCGACGAGGGTTCGGAGTCGACTGGGGCGGATGCGAAGGTGACAACTGCCGTATCGCATGATGACGGCGAATGGATTCCGACCACCTGCAACATGTGCTTCAACAACTGCTCCGTTTTGGCGCATGTTGTCGATGGGGTAGTGGTGGAACTCACCGGCAATCCCGAAAGTCCTATCGGCGGAGGACATATTTGCGCGAAGGGAGCTGCGGGCATCATGCAGCTCTACGACCCCGACCGCATTACCAAGCCGCTCAAGCGAACGAATCCCAACAAAGGCTTCGATGAGGATCCAGGTTGGGTGGAAATCAGCTGGGACGAGGCGTACGACACCATCGTGTCCACGATGCAGACCGCAGCCGCGACCGAGGGCAAATGCGTCGGCGGCGCGTCTATGGTGGCCGGTCTCAACGGCAGCGTATGGCGCGGACTTGCGCTTGGCTGCGTGTGCGGCGCATCCGAAGGCGTGCTTTCGGATATTTGCGGCGCGGGCATCCATGTGGTTGAGGCGCTCTACACCTCGAACGGCAATGCCATGCCCGATTACGACAACGCCAATTACGTGATCCAGTTCGGGACCCAGGCGGGTACGGCGACGCGCCATGGATTCACCATGACCTGCGACCGTTTCGCGCAGCGCCGTAGAGACGGGCTCAAGCTTGTCAGCTTCGATCCGCATATGAGCGCAGGTGCCGAGCAGGCCGACGTATGGATGGCGCTTCGTCCCGGCTCGGATGCGGCGGCGGCGCTCGCGATCGCCAACGTGCTTGTCGAAAACGACCTCATCGACCGCGAGTTCCTTATCGCGCGCACGAACGCGTGCGCTCTTGTTGACCCGGATACGGGCCGCGTGCTCCGCAGCCCTGGCGAATCGGGGAAATCCCTGTACTGGGATCAGAAGGCTAGCGCGCCCAAAGCCTACGACGAGGCGGAGGAACCTGCTCTGGAAGGTGCGTTCGACGTCGACGGCAAGCAGTACAAGACCGCGTTCGAAGTGTACAAGGAGCACATCGCATCGATGACTCCCGAATGGGCGGCTGACATCACGACGCTCGACGCAGATGCCCTGCGACAGGTGGCGATCGAATTCGGGGAAGCGGCCTGCATCGGCCAGACCACCAAGGTCGATGGCGTGGAGCTGCCTTACCGCCCCGCAGCGGTCGACATCTTCTCCGGCGTTTCGCGCCATAAGCATGCGATCTTGAGCACGTGGAGCTGCCTTATGCTCAATGTGCTCATAGGCGGTTGCAACTCGGTCGGCGGTTTCATTGGCTTCGGGCCGGCCTGCAACGGCTGGACCGACGACAACCCTCAGGCGGGGTTCCGCGCTACGATTTTCGAACCCGACGGCTTTATCAACAATACTTCGCTGATGATCGGTCAGCCCCACTCGTTCTACGAAACCATATACAACGGCGACTACACGCCGAGCGGTATGGGAATGGCGGCCTTGCAGCCGCTCTCCGAAGACGGCCATTTCGTGCACATTGCACAAAGCGATCCCGAGCGTTACCGCACCCAGCCCATCACGCATCTGTTCTGGTATGCGTGCAACCCCATCAAGTGGTGGGCGAACGCCGATGAGCAGGCCGAAGTGTACAAGAAGATGGATTTTATCGCCGGGTGCGATCTGTTTTTGAACGATATGAGCCTGTTCAGCGACATCATGTTGCCCGAAGCAACGTACCTCGAGCGATGGGACGTGCTGCCGCAATGGTTCATGAACCATCGTATGCCGGGCGGCATGACCAAACCTTGGACGCTTGCCATGTGGCAACCGGTTGTCGAGCCGAAGGACGGGGTTCCCGGCTTTATGGATATCTACGGCGAGCTCTGCTACCGAGCGGGCGAACAGTCGAACGCCGCCTTCATCGGCGCGCTTGCCGGCATGTACCGCGTCAAAGAGCAATACATGCCTGACCTTACCCAGAAGCTCGATAAAGAAGCCTTCATCGATGCAGTGTATAAATCGAACATCGACGAAGCGCACGGGCTTGAGTGGTTCAAGCAAAACAACGGGGTCTACACCCATGACCGCACTGTTGACGAGGTTTACATCTGGGCGAACGACGCCCCCGGCCGCATCCCGTTTTATTGGGATTTCATGCTCGAGATGAAGGACAAGGTCGAAGCGAAGGTTGCCGAGCTCGATATCCCGTGGGAGACCGACGACTACATCCCCTTGCCTGAATGGCGTCCGGGCAGCGATTTCTATCCGGTCGAGGATGCCTCTTTCGACATGTTCCCCATCTACTACACCAACGCCGCCAACACCGATAGCTGGACGGTCCAGAACCCTTGGCTGAACGAAGTTAACGAAGACGACGGCATGACCTATTGCATCGAGATGAATCCCGCAACCGCTCGGGCGAAGGGCATCGAAAGCGGCGATGAGATCGTGCTCACTTCGACCGCTGGCTATTCGGTCGAAGGCAAGGTCGTGCTCAACGAGGGCATCCATCCTGAATGCCTTTCGTCTGTGGTGGGTACTTGGGATTGCAAGAGCAAGGCGATGTCGATTGCATTCGGCAAGGGCGTGAACCTCGTGAGCTTGCTGCCGGGCACCAAAGCCGAGCGCATGGACCATATCGTATCGGCGTTCGATCAGCTCATCCGTGTCAAAGTCGAGAAGAAATAG